The proteins below come from a single Planctomycetaceae bacterium genomic window:
- a CDS encoding SlyX family protein: MTQQDSHTEERLVRIETALAHLQHDVEELNQTLTRYFARLNEFDKRFARIEHELETLHEAPEQRDAEDEKPPHY; encoded by the coding sequence ATGACGCAACAGGATTCACACACCGAGGAACGCCTGGTCCGCATTGAAACGGCGCTGGCTCATCTGCAGCACGACGTTGAAGAACTGAATCAGACGCTGACACGATACTTCGCGCGGCTGAACGAATTCGACAAGCGCTTCGCGCGGATTGAACACGAACTGGAAACTCTGCACGAAGCGCCCGAGCAGCGCGATGCCGAAGACGAAAAGCCTCCGCACTACTGA
- a CDS encoding SulP family inorganic anion transporter, giving the protein MSETTAARPAAADIPRGNLSGFGRYLKQDLVSGFLVFLIALPLCLGISVNSGYPPIAGLFTAIIGSILTTFISNSELTIKGPAAGMIVIVMGCIEEFGGDGIADGWAATDMTAYKAALAVGVVAAIIQIFFGLFRAGILGEFFPISAVHGMLAAIGVIIILKQIPVALGVSAKGSPFELLRGIPGFFAEANPAIAAIGLVSVLIMFLWPVVKTKIPVLKPIPAPLVVLLVAVPMGMGFDLLHEHSYVLRNHEYQLGEQYLVSMPKETFGMFKEVAYPDFSVLSQFKAWKWVLMFFMIGSLESLLSAKAVDLIDPWKRKSNMNRDIVAVGVANLAASAVGGLPMISEIVRSRANIDNGARTRFADMWHGVFLLLCVALIPMVLHWIPLAALAAMLVYTGYRLAHPTEFVHVYRIGREQLAIFVTTLVMVLATDLLIGVAAGILLKMVIHVANGVPVSSLFKPYIEVQEIDDKTSVILARESAVFSNWIPFRRQIEDIGLVQRRNLIIDLSDTKLVDHSVMGKLEEMKRDFDQEGLGFEIRGLETLQPFTNDAHAARKKGLASIRRLTVVADVEIEDWLEKEFVDRGATGYTALPCSGVGRRDLQNGHHHKKQQVRIEVVVPPDICDNLMTFIHQEVLPTHHVTACVETVDVIFRDQFESRTEHDEHVAAGH; this is encoded by the coding sequence ATGTCCGAAACAACTGCCGCCCGGCCTGCCGCCGCCGACATCCCCCGAGGAAATCTGTCCGGCTTTGGCCGTTACCTGAAGCAGGACCTGGTGTCCGGATTCCTGGTGTTCCTGATCGCACTGCCGCTGTGCCTGGGGATTTCGGTGAACAGCGGTTATCCGCCGATCGCCGGACTGTTTACCGCGATCATCGGTTCCATTCTGACAACATTCATCAGCAACTCGGAACTGACGATCAAGGGGCCGGCAGCCGGCATGATCGTGATTGTGATGGGCTGCATTGAGGAATTCGGCGGCGATGGCATTGCCGACGGCTGGGCCGCGACCGACATGACGGCTTACAAGGCCGCACTGGCCGTCGGAGTCGTCGCGGCCATTATCCAGATCTTCTTCGGCCTGTTTCGAGCCGGGATTCTGGGTGAGTTCTTCCCGATCTCCGCCGTGCATGGGATGCTGGCCGCGATCGGCGTCATCATTATTCTAAAACAGATTCCGGTTGCTCTTGGTGTTTCCGCCAAAGGCAGCCCGTTTGAACTGCTCAGAGGCATTCCGGGATTTTTCGCGGAAGCGAATCCTGCGATCGCTGCCATCGGATTGGTCAGCGTGCTGATCATGTTTCTGTGGCCCGTCGTCAAAACGAAAATCCCCGTATTGAAGCCGATTCCGGCGCCGCTGGTTGTGCTGCTGGTGGCTGTGCCGATGGGGATGGGATTCGACCTGCTGCACGAACATTCCTACGTGCTGAGAAATCACGAGTACCAGCTGGGTGAGCAGTATCTGGTGTCGATGCCGAAGGAAACGTTCGGCATGTTCAAAGAGGTGGCCTATCCGGATTTCAGCGTGTTGTCACAGTTCAAGGCATGGAAGTGGGTCCTGATGTTCTTCATGATCGGCAGCCTGGAATCCCTGCTGAGCGCCAAGGCAGTCGACCTGATCGACCCCTGGAAGCGCAAGAGCAACATGAACCGCGACATCGTTGCCGTCGGCGTGGCGAATCTTGCTGCATCGGCCGTCGGCGGCCTGCCCATGATATCGGAAATCGTCCGCAGCCGGGCAAACATCGACAACGGTGCCCGCACCCGGTTCGCCGACATGTGGCATGGGGTCTTTCTGCTGCTATGCGTGGCGCTAATCCCAATGGTCCTGCACTGGATTCCTCTGGCTGCGCTGGCGGCCATGCTGGTTTACACCGGCTACCGGCTGGCCCATCCAACTGAGTTCGTGCATGTGTATCGCATCGGCCGCGAGCAGCTGGCAATCTTCGTCACCACGCTCGTGATGGTGCTCGCGACGGACCTGCTGATCGGCGTTGCCGCGGGCATCCTGCTGAAGATGGTGATTCACGTGGCGAACGGTGTGCCCGTTTCGTCGCTGTTCAAGCCGTACATCGAAGTGCAGGAAATCGACGACAAGACCAGCGTCATCCTGGCGCGCGAGTCCGCCGTGTTCAGCAACTGGATTCCCTTCCGCCGGCAGATTGAAGACATCGGACTGGTCCAGCGGCGCAATCTGATTATCGATCTGTCCGACACGAAACTTGTCGACCACAGCGTCATGGGCAAGCTGGAAGAAATGAAACGGGACTTCGACCAGGAGGGGCTGGGCTTTGAAATCCGCGGGCTGGAAACGCTGCAGCCGTTCACGAATGACGCTCATGCCGCCCGAAAGAAGGGCCTTGCCAGCATCCGGCGGCTAACCGTGGTGGCCGATGTCGAGATTGAAGACTGGCTGGAGAAGGAATTCGTCGATCGCGGAGCGACCGGATATACGGCGCTGCCCTGTTCGGGTGTGGGACGTCGTGATCTGCAGAACGGCCACCATCACAAGAAGCAGCAGGTACGCATCGAGGTTGTTGTCCCGCCTGACATTTGTGACAACCTGATGACGTTTATTCATCAGGAAGTGCTGCCGACGCACCACGTGACAGCCTGCGTCGAAACCGTCGATGTGATCTTCCGCGACCAGTTTGAGTCCCGGACGGAGCACGACGAACACGTCGCCGCCGGGCATTGA
- a CDS encoding Gfo/Idh/MocA family oxidoreductase, producing MSDRRCRWGILSTAAIAKKNWHSIGNSGYGQVVAVASRSVEKAQAFIDECQQSAPAGHAVDAVGSYEALLERSDVDAIYIPLPTGLRTEWVVKAANAGKHVMVEKPCGVTADDVQKMIDACDANNVQFMDGVMFMHSARMQAMRDVLDDGESVGTIRRITSQFSFCADDAWVGSNIRASSNLEPAGCLGDLGWYTIRFALWAMKFEMPTEVRGRILFGAKRPDSPEDVPMEFQGELHFANGVSASFFNSFRANHQQWAHVSGTKGYLNVSDFVLPYFGNTVSFEVANHNFVANGCHFDMERYSRQVSVNEFANNKPNAQETALFRNFAALVLSGKRDSYWPEIALKTQQVLDAALRSARNGGESVVP from the coding sequence ATGAGTGACAGACGCTGCCGCTGGGGAATTCTCAGCACCGCCGCAATCGCGAAGAAGAACTGGCATTCCATCGGCAATTCGGGCTATGGCCAGGTCGTTGCCGTCGCCAGCCGCTCCGTCGAAAAAGCTCAGGCGTTCATCGACGAATGCCAGCAGTCGGCACCAGCCGGTCACGCCGTTGACGCCGTCGGAAGTTATGAGGCGCTGCTCGAACGTAGCGACGTCGATGCGATCTACATTCCGCTTCCCACCGGCCTGCGAACCGAATGGGTCGTGAAAGCGGCGAACGCCGGCAAGCACGTGATGGTCGAAAAACCGTGCGGCGTCACTGCGGACGACGTTCAGAAAATGATCGACGCCTGCGACGCAAACAACGTGCAGTTCATGGACGGCGTGATGTTCATGCACAGCGCTCGGATGCAGGCGATGCGCGACGTTCTGGACGACGGTGAAAGCGTGGGAACGATCCGCCGCATCACCAGCCAGTTCAGTTTCTGCGCCGACGACGCGTGGGTCGGCAGCAATATCCGGGCCAGCAGCAATCTGGAACCGGCGGGCTGTTTGGGAGATCTCGGCTGGTACACGATCCGCTTTGCGTTGTGGGCGATGAAGTTCGAAATGCCCACGGAAGTGCGCGGACGAATTCTGTTCGGTGCTAAACGGCCGGACAGCCCGGAAGACGTGCCGATGGAATTCCAGGGTGAGCTGCATTTCGCAAACGGTGTCTCAGCGAGTTTCTTCAATTCGTTTCGAGCCAACCATCAGCAGTGGGCTCACGTCAGCGGAACGAAGGGCTATCTGAACGTCAGCGATTTCGTGCTGCCGTACTTCGGAAACACGGTCAGCTTCGAAGTAGCGAACCACAACTTTGTGGCGAACGGTTGTCACTTCGACATGGAACGCTACAGCCGTCAGGTCAGCGTAAACGAGTTCGCCAACAACAAACCGAACGCTCAGGAAACCGCCCTGTTCCGCAACTTCGCCGCCCTCGTACTAAGCGGCAAGCGTGACAGTTACTGGCCGGAAATCGCGTTGAAAACGCAGCAGGTTCTGGACGCCGCGCTGCGTTCGGCACGGAACGGCGGTGAGTCCGTGGTACCGTAG
- a CDS encoding 2-phosphosulfolactate phosphatase: MTRTLNVHLLPAMFEPEALRDGIAVVIDVLRASTTMTLALQNGAAGIIPCGSIEEANSAFERSPDTVLRGGERGGVKIDGFELSNSPDDYSPNVVDGRTIAFTTTNGTRALLRCGIAERILVGSFVNLSGVVNELAGCCNPIHLVCAGTNGAVTNEDVLFAGCIVQRLTGCVDIPDVDESRWELSDSSLLALCAWLQMTREMTLPEALLRSKGARNLMALGYDRDIQTAGMIDLCSIVGIFDGNTKRITASPAAARESG; the protein is encoded by the coding sequence ATGACTCGTACGCTAAACGTCCACTTGTTGCCGGCTATGTTCGAACCGGAAGCGCTGAGGGACGGTATCGCCGTCGTGATCGACGTTCTGCGCGCGTCGACCACGATGACGCTCGCGCTGCAAAACGGCGCGGCCGGCATCATTCCCTGCGGCAGCATTGAAGAAGCGAACTCCGCGTTCGAAAGATCGCCGGACACAGTTCTGCGGGGTGGCGAACGCGGCGGAGTCAAAATCGACGGCTTCGAACTCAGCAACTCGCCCGACGACTATTCACCAAACGTCGTCGACGGCAGAACGATTGCGTTCACAACCACCAACGGCACCCGAGCACTGCTGCGATGCGGGATCGCCGAACGAATTCTCGTCGGATCGTTCGTGAACCTCTCCGGCGTCGTCAATGAGTTGGCCGGATGTTGCAACCCGATCCACCTGGTCTGCGCCGGGACGAATGGTGCCGTGACGAACGAAGACGTGTTGTTTGCCGGATGCATCGTGCAGCGGCTGACCGGCTGCGTGGACATTCCGGACGTTGACGAATCGCGGTGGGAACTTTCGGATTCTTCGCTGCTGGCGCTTTGCGCGTGGCTGCAGATGACTCGCGAAATGACGCTGCCGGAAGCGCTTCTTCGCAGTAAGGGGGCCAGAAACCTGATGGCGCTGGGCTACGACAGGGATATCCAGACCGCGGGAATGATCGACCTGTGCAGCATCGTCGGCATCTTTGACGGCAACACAAAAAGAATCACCGCATCACCAGCCGCCGCGCGAGAGTCGGGATGA
- the trpB gene encoding tryptophan synthase subunit beta produces MYALDELTEAYDDAKRDPEFGRRLDDLLKHYVGRPNPLYFAERLTEACGGARIFFKREDLNLTGAHKINNTIGQALLTMRMGKKRIIAETGAGQHGVATATACARFGFPCVVYMGEEDVRRQKLNVFNMRTMGAEVRPVTTGSRTLRDAINEAMRDWMASVRDTHYIIGSVVGPHPFPMMVRDFQSVIGREAREQSLEMIGRLPDEVVACVGGGSNSAGMFYPFIDDDVALTGVEAGGRGSKLGDHASTLTYGKPGILHGSYSYVLQNDDGQTSDVHSISAGLDYPGVGPEHSYWKDTGRVNYVSATDDEALAAFQKMARMEGILPAIETSHAIAYAMKAATKRDKDDVIVVCLSGRGDKDVNEVARLSGQEM; encoded by the coding sequence ATGTACGCTCTGGACGAACTGACAGAAGCGTACGATGACGCGAAGCGCGACCCTGAATTTGGTCGTCGGCTGGACGATCTGCTGAAGCACTACGTCGGACGGCCCAACCCTCTGTACTTCGCCGAGCGTCTGACGGAAGCCTGCGGCGGTGCCAGGATCTTCTTTAAACGGGAAGACCTGAACCTGACCGGCGCTCACAAGATCAATAACACAATCGGCCAGGCTTTGCTGACGATGCGGATGGGCAAGAAGCGCATCATCGCGGAAACCGGCGCTGGTCAGCACGGAGTCGCGACCGCCACGGCCTGCGCCAGGTTCGGTTTTCCGTGCGTGGTCTACATGGGGGAGGAAGACGTTCGCCGGCAAAAGCTGAACGTCTTCAACATGCGAACGATGGGAGCCGAAGTGCGGCCGGTCACCACCGGTTCGCGGACTCTGCGAGACGCCATCAACGAAGCCATGCGCGACTGGATGGCGTCCGTCCGCGACACGCACTACATCATCGGCAGCGTTGTCGGGCCACATCCGTTTCCGATGATGGTGCGAGATTTTCAGTCGGTGATCGGTCGCGAAGCCCGCGAACAATCGCTGGAAATGATCGGTCGACTTCCGGACGAAGTTGTGGCCTGCGTGGGAGGCGGCTCGAACTCGGCCGGCATGTTCTATCCGTTTATCGACGACGACGTCGCCCTGACCGGTGTCGAAGCCGGCGGCCGCGGTTCGAAACTCGGTGATCACGCCAGTACTCTGACGTACGGAAAGCCGGGAATCCTGCACGGCAGTTACAGCTACGTCCTGCAGAATGACGACGGACAGACGTCGGACGTTCATTCCATTTCGGCGGGCCTGGACTATCCGGGAGTCGGGCCGGAACACAGCTACTGGAAGGATACCGGCCGCGTCAATTACGTCAGCGCCACCGACGACGAAGCGCTGGCCGCGTTTCAGAAGATGGCCCGCATGGAAGGCATCCTGCCGGCCATCGAAACCTCGCACGCGATCGCGTACGCCATGAAGGCGGCGACAAAGCGGGACAAAGACGACGTCATCGTTGTCTGCCTGTCCGGCCGCGGAGACAAAGACGTCAACGAAGTCGCCAGACTGAGCGGGCAGGAAATGTAG
- a CDS encoding NAD(P)-dependent oxidoreductase, which yields MQTQTSSAVDAFSLTSVRFRLFGAASWKYLLTRFAADFAIANIVLVASCLLRLVANGSFSSADPVGSIVGRVNSVYLMNAVWFGATAVVLLCLTGFYRPRPSSRVGERLAAVAKACAAGAALHIAFGILLLRRDLQPFQLAFIAWALLFGAIALTRVSRISLSSYFRFVPRVAAAGTSHVEDVLVVGGAGYVGSELVRQLLKSGYRVRVLDLQMFGLKPLEDLLGHRRLEVMKGDFRNVEHVVKALRGMDAVIHLAAIVGDPACAIDKNTTIAVNYQAARMMAQMARANGISRFVFASTCSVYGDASDQGVISEGGVLNPVSLYATTKIDAEKALLETADDVFQPTILRFGTAYGLSSRPRFDLVANLFSARAVAEGEISVFNGHYSRPFVHVRDMARACQLMLESPLHLVGCEIFNVGDESQNYTISELGQMVAQHVPGTIVHESCDDSDPRSYRVSFEKIRSTLGFRASVDVSEGVREMVEAVRSGRIGDWRDPVYSNKLQMEEFALNLLTFPQPQISAEQEMPATSEFLRKAA from the coding sequence GTGCAAACGCAGACGTCCTCAGCGGTTGACGCTTTCTCATTGACTTCCGTTCGTTTTCGACTGTTCGGGGCCGCGTCGTGGAAATACCTGCTAACGCGATTTGCGGCGGATTTCGCGATCGCCAACATCGTGCTGGTGGCGTCCTGTCTGCTGCGACTGGTGGCCAACGGAAGCTTTTCGTCCGCTGACCCGGTGGGTTCCATCGTGGGTCGCGTCAATTCGGTGTACCTGATGAACGCGGTCTGGTTCGGAGCCACCGCCGTAGTGCTGCTGTGCCTGACGGGCTTCTATCGACCTCGTCCCAGCAGCCGCGTTGGTGAGCGGCTGGCGGCTGTCGCGAAGGCGTGCGCCGCAGGAGCCGCTCTGCACATTGCCTTTGGGATCCTGTTGCTGCGCCGCGATCTGCAGCCGTTCCAGCTTGCCTTCATCGCCTGGGCGTTGTTGTTTGGGGCCATCGCGCTGACTCGCGTGTCGCGGATTTCGCTCTCTTCGTATTTTCGATTCGTGCCGCGAGTGGCGGCGGCCGGCACGAGCCACGTGGAAGATGTCCTGGTCGTCGGCGGAGCCGGATACGTGGGTTCCGAGCTGGTGCGGCAGTTGCTGAAATCGGGATACCGTGTGCGTGTTCTTGACCTGCAGATGTTTGGCCTGAAGCCGCTGGAGGATCTGCTGGGCCACCGGCGGCTGGAGGTCATGAAGGGTGACTTCCGCAACGTCGAACATGTCGTCAAGGCGCTGCGGGGAATGGATGCCGTGATTCATCTGGCTGCGATTGTCGGAGATCCGGCCTGCGCAATCGACAAGAACACAACGATCGCCGTCAACTACCAGGCGGCCCGGATGATGGCTCAAATGGCCCGCGCGAACGGCATCAGTCGCTTTGTCTTTGCGTCCACGTGCAGTGTCTATGGCGACGCCAGCGATCAGGGCGTGATCAGCGAAGGCGGAGTTCTGAATCCCGTGTCGCTGTATGCCACAACCAAGATCGACGCTGAAAAGGCACTGCTGGAAACAGCCGACGACGTCTTCCAGCCGACGATTCTGCGGTTCGGAACGGCCTATGGCCTGTCGTCCCGCCCGCGATTCGATCTCGTGGCCAACCTGTTTAGTGCCAGGGCTGTGGCGGAAGGCGAAATCTCCGTCTTCAACGGCCATTATTCACGGCCGTTCGTGCATGTTCGAGACATGGCTCGCGCGTGCCAACTGATGCTGGAATCGCCGCTGCATCTGGTCGGTTGCGAGATCTTTAATGTCGGCGACGAAAGTCAGAACTACACCATCAGCGAACTCGGTCAGATGGTCGCTCAGCACGTTCCGGGGACGATCGTTCACGAATCGTGCGACGACAGCGACCCGCGAAGCTACCGGGTTTCCTTCGAAAAGATCCGTTCGACGCTCGGCTTCCGAGCCAGCGTGGACGTGTCGGAGGGCGTGCGGGAAATGGTCGAAGCTGTCCGCTCCGGCCGGATCGGCGACTGGCGCGACCCGGTCTACAGCAACAAGCTGCAGATGGAAGAATTCGCTTTGAACCTGCTGACATTTCCTCAGCCGCAGATCAGTGCCGAACAGGAAATGCCGGCGACGTCCGAATTCCTTCGCAAAGCCGCATAG
- a CDS encoding pyridoxal phosphate-dependent aminotransferase, with protein MHTSNLVNQLAPSATIAAAAKARELRSKGIDVLEFTLGEPDFTTPGHICTAAKAAIDAGHTHYTQATGIPALKQAVCDAFQRDYGVSYKPGEVTISNGAKHALHNVLVACCDPGDEVIIPTPYWVSYSALVELVGAKPVLVETTEDADFCMTADQLRNAITPKTRMLMLNSPSNPTGVVYPVQTLESLARVAVEKDILVLSDEIYDKLIYDGYTFRTFASFGDDVKQRTIIVNGVSKAYAMTGWRIGWTLAPANVSRAIDGLQSQQTSNPCGISQYAALAALNGPQECVSEMLQHFQQRRDYVIARLRKMPGLTFADPGGAFYAFFNVSSHFGRTLPGGVTVDNSSDFCTALLEQAHVALVTGDAFGAPGYVRLSFATNMETIEAGLDAIETFLTT; from the coding sequence ATGCACACTTCGAACCTTGTCAACCAGCTTGCACCTTCCGCCACGATTGCCGCTGCCGCGAAAGCTCGCGAACTGCGGTCAAAGGGCATCGACGTTCTGGAATTCACGCTGGGCGAACCCGATTTCACGACGCCCGGACACATCTGCACGGCAGCAAAAGCGGCCATCGACGCCGGACATACGCACTACACTCAGGCGACCGGAATTCCAGCGCTGAAGCAGGCCGTCTGCGATGCCTTTCAGCGGGACTACGGCGTCAGTTACAAGCCTGGCGAAGTGACCATCTCCAACGGAGCCAAGCACGCGCTGCACAACGTTCTTGTCGCCTGCTGTGATCCCGGCGACGAAGTCATCATTCCGACTCCCTACTGGGTCAGCTACAGCGCTCTGGTGGAACTTGTGGGAGCCAAACCGGTGCTGGTGGAGACAACCGAAGACGCCGACTTCTGTATGACCGCCGACCAGTTGCGGAATGCCATAACGCCGAAAACACGGATGCTGATGCTGAACAGCCCCAGCAATCCCACCGGTGTCGTCTACCCGGTGCAGACTCTGGAATCGCTGGCTCGCGTCGCCGTGGAGAAGGACATTCTGGTGCTGTCCGACGAGATCTACGACAAGCTGATTTACGATGGCTACACCTTCCGCACGTTTGCATCATTCGGCGACGACGTGAAGCAGCGCACGATCATTGTCAACGGAGTCAGCAAGGCCTACGCGATGACCGGCTGGCGAATCGGCTGGACTCTGGCGCCGGCAAATGTCAGCAGGGCGATCGATGGCCTGCAGAGCCAGCAGACGTCAAATCCCTGCGGCATCAGTCAGTACGCCGCGCTGGCGGCGCTGAACGGCCCTCAGGAATGCGTGTCCGAAATGCTGCAGCACTTCCAGCAGCGCCGCGACTACGTCATTGCTCGGCTGAGAAAGATGCCGGGACTGACGTTTGCCGATCCCGGCGGAGCGTTCTACGCGTTCTTCAACGTCAGCAGCCACTTCGGCCGCACGCTTCCCGGAGGAGTCACTGTGGACAACAGCAGCGATTTCTGCACCGCTCTGCTGGAACAGGCACACGTGGCACTGGTGACCGGCGACGCGTTCGGGGCTCCCGGTTACGTACGGCTGTCGTTCGCCACAAATATGGAGACAATCGAAGCCGGCCTGGACGCGATCGAAACGTTTCTCACGACCTGA
- the leuB gene encoding 3-isopropylmalate dehydrogenase — MDAKLVLLPGDGIGPEIVAEARKVLDAVATRFGHRFETPEHPIGGNAIDDFGDPLPQPTIDACRASDGILLGAVGGPKWDDPTAKTRPEAGLLKIRRELGLFANLRPIQTFDELVDASPLRREIVSGTDILFFRELTGGIYFGPSGRRPHSSGEEAFNEMVYSTGEVERIVRLAAQAARQRRGKLTSVDKANVLEVSRLWRQVAARVMKDEFPDVKYDVVLVDAMAMHLISRPKDFDVVVTGNMFGDILTDEASMLPGSLGLLPSASIGSDGPGLYEPIHGSAPDIAGKGIANPLATILATAMLLRHSLNLNDEAAAIETAVAATLKSGHRTKDIASGGPSVSTREMGDLVTKALAG, encoded by the coding sequence ATGGACGCCAAACTGGTGTTGCTGCCCGGAGACGGGATCGGTCCGGAAATTGTCGCCGAAGCGAGGAAGGTTCTGGATGCAGTTGCCACACGTTTCGGCCACCGATTCGAAACGCCGGAACACCCGATCGGCGGCAATGCGATCGATGATTTCGGCGACCCGCTGCCACAGCCAACAATTGACGCCTGCCGCGCTTCGGACGGCATTCTGCTGGGAGCCGTCGGCGGTCCGAAGTGGGATGATCCGACGGCAAAGACCCGGCCGGAAGCCGGGCTGCTGAAGATTCGCCGCGAGCTGGGCCTGTTCGCCAATCTGCGGCCAATTCAGACGTTTGATGAACTCGTCGACGCGTCCCCGCTGCGCCGCGAAATCGTCTCCGGCACGGACATTCTGTTCTTCCGAGAACTGACCGGCGGCATTTATTTCGGCCCGTCCGGCCGCCGCCCGCACTCCAGCGGCGAAGAAGCGTTTAACGAGATGGTCTATTCAACCGGCGAAGTTGAACGCATCGTGCGACTCGCGGCGCAGGCGGCTCGGCAACGACGCGGGAAGCTGACATCGGTCGACAAAGCCAACGTGCTGGAAGTGTCGCGGCTGTGGCGGCAGGTGGCCGCGAGGGTCATGAAAGACGAGTTCCCGGACGTGAAGTACGATGTCGTGCTGGTCGACGCGATGGCAATGCATCTGATTTCGCGGCCGAAGGATTTCGACGTTGTGGTCACGGGCAATATGTTCGGCGATATCCTCACCGACGAAGCTTCGATGCTGCCGGGTTCGCTCGGGCTGCTGCCGTCGGCGTCCATTGGCAGTGACGGGCCGGGACTGTATGAACCGATTCACGGTTCTGCTCCGGACATCGCCGGCAAGGGCATCGCTAATCCGCTGGCCACCATTCTGGCGACGGCCATGCTGCTGCGTCATTCACTGAACCTGAACGATGAAGCCGCAGCCATCGAAACAGCCGTCGCCGCGACGCTGAAATCCGGCCACCGCACGAAGGACATCGCGTCCGGAGGCCCGTCCGTTTCAACTCGCGAAATGGGCGACCTGGTGACGAAGGCCCTTGCCGGTTAG
- a CDS encoding PmoA family protein: MCVRALFIALVTANTQCLAQDDSFRPERCEVIPLPDQQVSLRVDGVEKTRWHFGKQYPRPFFFPFNGPSGTSLTRMGHPGAPDHDHHRSVWFAFHDVNGFSFWADTAGTQVRQKQWYRYRDGDTEAVMASVTGWYDPDGNELMEQDVIAAIIPMADGEHALELQITMRPPDGAETVALGKTNFGFLAVRVAKTISAHFGGGELKNSEGLVGEEAIFGKRARWMDYSGPITAGSGTDRSVVTEGMTFFDHPTNPRYPTFWHVRQDGWMGAAFCLDTGYTITNEAPLTLRYLLHAHSGAYDSAKAERVHQQFGGRTAFRLRRAGPGESHLHFQVERQ; encoded by the coding sequence ATGTGTGTACGCGCTTTGTTCATCGCTCTCGTCACTGCCAATACGCAGTGCCTGGCTCAGGACGATTCGTTCCGGCCCGAGCGCTGTGAAGTTATCCCGCTTCCCGATCAGCAGGTGTCGCTGCGGGTTGACGGAGTCGAGAAGACGCGCTGGCATTTCGGTAAGCAGTATCCGCGTCCGTTTTTCTTTCCGTTCAACGGACCGTCCGGAACTTCGCTCACGCGGATGGGGCATCCCGGCGCGCCCGATCATGACCATCACCGGTCCGTGTGGTTCGCCTTCCACGACGTCAACGGATTCAGCTTCTGGGCCGACACGGCGGGAACGCAGGTGCGGCAGAAGCAGTGGTACCGATACCGTGACGGAGACACAGAAGCCGTGATGGCATCGGTCACCGGCTGGTACGATCCCGACGGAAACGAACTGATGGAACAGGACGTGATTGCGGCGATCATCCCGATGGCCGATGGCGAGCATGCCCTGGAGCTGCAGATCACGATGCGTCCGCCGGACGGTGCCGAAACAGTGGCACTCGGCAAGACGAACTTCGGATTTCTGGCGGTTCGCGTCGCGAAAACCATCTCAGCTCACTTCGGCGGCGGAGAACTGAAGAACAGCGAGGGACTGGTCGGCGAAGAAGCCATCTTCGGCAAGCGAGCTCGCTGGATGGACTATTCCGGGCCAATCACTGCGGGCAGCGGAACAGATCGCTCGGTTGTCACGGAAGGCATGACGTTCTTCGATCATCCAACGAATCCGCGATACCCGACGTTTTGGCACGTGCGGCAGGACGGCTGGATGGGAGCGGCCTTCTGTCTGGACACCGGTTACACGATCACAAACGAAGCACCACTGACGCTGCGATATCTGCTGCATGCTCACTCCGGAGCATACGATTCGGCCAAAGCTGAGCGTGTGCATCAGCAATTCGGCGGTCGGACGGCCTTTCGGCTGCGCCGCGCCGGGCCTGGTGAAAGCCACCTGCATTTTCAGGTCGAACGTCAGTAA